In Microbacterium foliorum, the following proteins share a genomic window:
- a CDS encoding FMN reductase has protein sequence MTTRRIAVVSAGLSNPSSTRMLADRLAAETVKALAGRDIEASVDVIELRDYAHDITNNLLTGFAPPALETAINTVVSADALIAVTPIFSTSYNGLFKSFVDVLDPDALTGKPVLIGANAGTARHSLAIDYAIRPLFAYLHADAVSTGVFAASSDWGGGGDDVAPLAKRVEKGARELAEAIAKREVAAAADPYDPATYLGEGRSFGHMLGGLAGE, from the coding sequence ATGACCACTCGTCGAATCGCCGTCGTGTCGGCGGGGCTCTCGAATCCGTCGTCCACCCGGATGCTCGCTGATCGTCTCGCGGCCGAGACCGTGAAGGCCCTGGCCGGTCGTGACATCGAGGCGAGCGTCGACGTGATCGAGCTGCGCGACTATGCGCACGACATCACGAACAACCTGCTCACCGGATTCGCGCCGCCCGCCCTCGAGACCGCGATCAACACCGTGGTCTCGGCGGACGCGCTCATCGCCGTCACGCCGATCTTCTCGACGAGCTACAACGGGCTCTTCAAGTCGTTCGTCGACGTGCTCGACCCGGACGCGCTCACGGGGAAGCCCGTGCTGATCGGAGCGAACGCCGGCACGGCTCGGCACTCCCTGGCGATCGACTACGCGATCCGACCGCTCTTCGCCTACCTGCATGCCGACGCGGTCTCGACCGGCGTCTTCGCCGCATCCAGCGATTGGGGCGGTGGGGGTGACGACGTCGCTCCTCTCGCGAAGCGCGTCGAGAAGGGCGCGCGCGAGCTGGCCGAGGCGATCGCGAAGCGTGAGGTGGCTGCGGCCGCCGACCCTTACGACCCCGCGACGTATCTCGGAGAGGGCCGCTCGTTCGGTCATATGCTCGGCGGTCTCGCCGGGGAGTAG
- a CDS encoding LLM class flavin-dependent oxidoreductase — MSEQAGVPVQFGIMSVSDITRDPTTGETPSEQERIKATLAIAKHSEEVGLDVFAIGEHHNPPFWSSSPTTFLAALAAQTERLIVSTSTTLITTNDPVRIAEEYSMLQHVSDGRMDLMLGRGNTGPVYPWFGQDIRQGLPLAIENYALLHKLWREDVVNWEGKFRTPLQGFTSTPRPLDGVAPFVWHGSIRTPEIAEQAAYYGDGFFANNIFWPKEHYQRLIELYRQRYAHYGHGTPEQAIVGLGGQVFMAAKSQDAVNQFRPYFDNAPVYGHGPSMEDFTEMTPLTVGSPQQVIDRYAAMREHYGDYQRQLFLIDHAGLPLKTVLEQLDILGSEVVPVLRKEMAKDRPAGVPDAPTHAARVKAEFGDGPTRQARPGANRGDNLTGDSPYQDSPAPAGAAFGLSRKGA, encoded by the coding sequence ATGAGCGAGCAGGCAGGCGTCCCGGTGCAGTTCGGCATCATGTCGGTCAGCGACATCACCCGCGACCCGACCACCGGTGAGACGCCGAGCGAGCAGGAGCGGATTAAGGCGACGCTGGCGATCGCCAAGCACAGCGAAGAGGTCGGTCTCGACGTCTTCGCGATCGGCGAGCACCACAACCCTCCCTTCTGGTCGTCGAGTCCCACGACGTTCCTCGCCGCACTTGCGGCGCAGACGGAGCGTCTGATCGTCTCGACGTCGACCACTCTCATCACGACCAACGACCCCGTGCGCATCGCCGAGGAGTACTCGATGCTGCAGCACGTCTCCGACGGCCGCATGGACCTCATGCTCGGCCGCGGCAACACCGGGCCGGTCTACCCCTGGTTCGGTCAGGACATCAGGCAGGGTCTCCCGCTCGCGATCGAGAACTACGCCCTGCTGCACAAGCTGTGGCGTGAGGACGTCGTGAACTGGGAGGGCAAGTTCCGCACCCCGCTTCAGGGCTTCACCTCGACCCCGAGACCCCTTGACGGCGTCGCACCGTTCGTCTGGCACGGATCGATCCGCACACCGGAGATCGCGGAGCAGGCGGCCTACTACGGTGATGGCTTCTTCGCGAACAACATCTTCTGGCCCAAGGAGCACTACCAGCGGCTGATCGAGCTGTACCGTCAGCGGTACGCGCACTACGGTCACGGCACGCCCGAGCAGGCGATCGTCGGCCTCGGCGGGCAGGTCTTCATGGCGGCGAAGTCGCAGGACGCGGTGAACCAGTTCCGCCCGTACTTCGACAACGCCCCGGTGTACGGTCACGGACCGAGCATGGAGGACTTCACCGAGATGACTCCGCTGACGGTGGGGTCGCCTCAGCAGGTCATCGACCGCTACGCCGCGATGCGCGAGCACTACGGCGACTACCAGCGCCAGCTGTTCCTGATCGATCACGCGGGTCTGCCGCTGAAGACCGTGCTCGAGCAGCTCGACATCCTCGGATCCGAGGTCGTGCCGGTGCTCCGCAAGGAGATGGCGAAGGACCGCCCGGCCGGAGTGCCGGACGCTCCGACGCACGCGGCACGGGTGAAGGCGGAGTTCGGCGACGGTCCGACGCGTCAGGCCCGGCCGGGCGCAAACCGCGGCGACAACCTGACGGGCGACTCGCCCTACCAGGACTCTCCCGCTCCCGCGGGGGCAGCGTTCGGTCTCAGCCGGAAGGGAGCCTGA
- a CDS encoding ATP-binding protein — protein MRPARSVASRVFVVLLIATLVVGGLVAVFLVSDAQRATHAEAERVTAATAVTLAASPLVTEALDAGDVDAATRILEPYALDVIAAADLDFVTIMTPDGIRVTHPDIEQIGEKYLGTIPDTARTFTEVFTGTLGASVRTIVPVDSDDGDLVGWVSAGVTTESISDTLIRRLPLSLGITVGLVALGTLGAWAARRFTRRIAGDLPPGQVRDAVSSYESLRTLGDALRAQTHEHGNRMHTAVALLELGRAEEAIGILTETSRQSQSLVDQVTARQAGDPTVGALLLGKASQAKERGIDWRLQIDPDTPESPLSPVDSVAVLGNLIDNAMDAASAGAERWVQVTLEPSTDGGIVLAVSDSGPGIAPELRTRIFAHGFSTKPAGSHGRGVGLALVQSVVLGVGGTVDLEADPTTFRVVLPPTRRRRAP, from the coding sequence ATGAGACCCGCACGCAGCGTCGCCTCACGCGTGTTCGTCGTGCTCCTGATCGCGACGCTCGTCGTCGGCGGTCTGGTGGCTGTCTTCCTGGTCTCCGATGCGCAGCGCGCCACGCACGCGGAGGCTGAGCGGGTCACCGCGGCGACTGCCGTGACACTGGCCGCGTCACCGCTGGTGACCGAGGCGTTGGACGCCGGCGACGTCGACGCGGCCACACGGATCCTCGAGCCGTATGCACTCGATGTGATCGCCGCCGCGGATCTCGACTTCGTGACGATCATGACGCCGGACGGCATCAGGGTGACCCACCCCGACATCGAGCAGATCGGCGAGAAGTACCTCGGCACGATCCCCGACACAGCTCGGACCTTCACCGAGGTCTTCACCGGCACTCTCGGTGCTTCAGTGCGAACGATCGTTCCGGTCGACTCAGACGACGGCGATCTGGTCGGTTGGGTGTCAGCCGGGGTGACGACGGAATCGATCTCCGACACCCTGATCCGCCGGCTCCCGCTGTCGCTCGGGATCACCGTCGGCTTGGTGGCTCTCGGCACTCTCGGAGCCTGGGCCGCTCGCCGGTTCACGCGACGCATCGCGGGCGACCTTCCGCCGGGGCAGGTGCGCGATGCCGTGTCTTCCTACGAATCGCTGCGAACGCTCGGCGATGCTCTGCGGGCGCAGACGCACGAGCACGGCAACCGCATGCACACGGCCGTCGCACTGCTCGAGCTGGGCCGCGCGGAGGAGGCGATCGGGATCCTGACCGAGACCTCGCGACAGAGCCAATCGCTCGTCGATCAGGTCACCGCACGACAGGCCGGCGACCCGACGGTGGGCGCACTTCTGCTCGGCAAGGCTTCGCAGGCGAAGGAACGAGGCATCGACTGGAGGTTGCAGATCGATCCCGACACTCCCGAATCGCCGCTGTCTCCGGTCGACAGCGTGGCCGTGCTCGGCAACCTGATCGACAACGCCATGGACGCCGCATCCGCCGGCGCCGAACGATGGGTCCAGGTCACGCTCGAGCCCTCGACCGACGGCGGCATCGTGCTCGCCGTCTCGGACAGCGGGCCCGGAATCGCTCCCGAACTCCGAACGCGGATCTTCGCACACGGGTTCTCGACCAAGCCTGCCGGCTCGCACGGGCGCGGGGTCGGACTCGCACTCGTGCAATCCGTCGTTCTCGGGGTCGGCGGGACGGTCGACCTCGAGGCCGACCCGACGACGTTCCGTGTCGTCCTGCCACCGACGAGAAGGAGGCGAGCCCCGTGA
- a CDS encoding FAD-binding oxidoreductase: MAHLSVLDAARRALRGTLLLPGDESFDDACRPWNLAIEQHPVGVAAPADLGDLRTLVHAARDAGVTIAVQPTGHGASGDLTGAVILRMAAFDELEIDLEAGTARVGSGVRWGAVVDALDGTGWVAPAGTSPVVSVAGYTLGGGHSWFSRTAGLGSDNLRAVWMLRSDGEHERVDDDSDPDLMWALRGAGGVMGIVTALEIDLVAAPAVWGAELAFGAGNAAAVMRAVRDLAVDAPSSLNVFMNSMRMPDVPQLPEEIRGRSFFTVQALSTNGPAERLVSGLGRVGTVQREVTGPTSPRLIAESSGEPTDPTPGRGVSAALSSLDDDTIDELMRFRAQPEQWPIMGIDIRMLGGALDEPRRAGFASLQGVDWLLHALVPVFPGVPGEPGDASMAGFGEVLARATAPHTVPTFLGPGQTLERCGRTAAVDRLRRARTIADPEALLHEGRLPR, encoded by the coding sequence ATGGCCCACCTGTCTGTGCTGGACGCTGCGCGACGCGCGCTGCGCGGAACCCTCCTTTTGCCGGGAGACGAGTCGTTCGACGACGCTTGTCGACCGTGGAACCTCGCGATCGAGCAGCATCCGGTCGGAGTCGCCGCTCCAGCCGACCTGGGCGATCTGCGCACGCTCGTCCACGCAGCGCGTGATGCGGGGGTCACGATCGCGGTGCAACCCACCGGACACGGTGCGTCCGGCGACCTCACCGGTGCCGTGATCCTGCGGATGGCGGCGTTCGACGAACTCGAGATCGACCTCGAAGCCGGAACAGCGCGAGTCGGCAGCGGTGTCCGCTGGGGTGCTGTCGTCGATGCGCTCGACGGCACCGGCTGGGTCGCGCCGGCCGGAACGAGCCCGGTCGTCAGCGTCGCGGGCTACACCCTCGGCGGCGGCCATTCGTGGTTCAGCCGCACCGCCGGGCTGGGGTCGGACAACCTCCGCGCTGTGTGGATGCTGCGCAGCGACGGCGAGCATGAGCGCGTCGACGACGACAGCGACCCCGATCTCATGTGGGCACTGCGGGGCGCCGGTGGGGTCATGGGCATCGTCACAGCCCTCGAGATCGACCTGGTGGCTGCACCCGCTGTGTGGGGTGCAGAGCTCGCGTTCGGTGCGGGGAATGCCGCGGCCGTGATGCGCGCGGTCCGAGACCTCGCCGTCGATGCGCCCTCCTCGCTGAACGTGTTCATGAACTCGATGCGGATGCCCGATGTCCCGCAGCTTCCGGAAGAGATCCGCGGTCGCAGCTTCTTCACGGTGCAGGCGCTGTCGACGAACGGCCCGGCCGAGCGGCTGGTGAGTGGATTGGGTCGGGTAGGCACCGTGCAGCGCGAGGTCACGGGTCCCACATCGCCCCGGCTCATCGCGGAGTCGAGCGGCGAGCCCACTGATCCGACGCCCGGACGCGGCGTATCGGCCGCGCTCTCATCGCTCGACGACGACACGATCGATGAGCTGATGCGGTTCCGAGCGCAGCCGGAGCAGTGGCCGATCATGGGGATCGACATCCGGATGCTCGGCGGGGCACTGGACGAGCCTAGACGGGCGGGTTTCGCATCTCTGCAGGGAGTCGACTGGCTGCTCCATGCGCTGGTTCCGGTGTTCCCGGGAGTCCCCGGCGAACCGGGAGACGCGAGCATGGCGGGGTTCGGAGAGGTTCTGGCGCGGGCGACGGCACCACACACCGTACCGACCTTCCTCGGGCCGGGGCAGACCCTCGAGCGCTGCGGCCGGACGGCAGCGGTCGACCGGCTTCGTCGTGCTCGCACGATCGCCGACCCTGAGGCTCTGCTCCACGAGGGGCGCCTCCCGCGCTGA
- a CDS encoding response regulator produces MIRTLIVDDDTLTLELHRSYLERIDGFIVAGECTRARAAVSAVLEQPRDKPFDLILLDITMPDGSGIDVLRALRARAASVDVIAITGVRDAESVRQMVALGVYQYLVKPFSFAVFDERLTAYREHREKARSTDGEATQAEIDALLGRSTRAVPVPKGLSGATLQKVTAELRTAGALSASEAAQRLGMSRVSVRRYLEHLAASGIVLRSARYGARGRPETEYEWNRRPDGSV; encoded by the coding sequence GTGATCCGCACGCTGATCGTCGATGACGACACTCTGACGCTGGAGCTCCACCGCTCGTACCTCGAGAGAATCGACGGCTTCATCGTCGCGGGCGAATGCACCCGAGCGCGCGCCGCGGTGAGCGCCGTGCTCGAGCAGCCGCGCGACAAGCCCTTCGATCTCATCCTTCTCGACATCACCATGCCCGATGGGTCGGGCATCGACGTGCTGCGCGCACTCCGCGCCCGTGCGGCGTCGGTCGATGTGATCGCGATCACCGGTGTCCGCGATGCCGAGAGCGTGCGGCAGATGGTCGCTCTCGGCGTGTATCAGTATCTCGTCAAGCCGTTCTCCTTCGCGGTCTTCGACGAGCGTCTCACTGCGTACCGAGAACACCGAGAGAAGGCGAGATCCACCGACGGCGAAGCGACCCAGGCAGAGATCGATGCGCTGCTCGGGCGCTCGACGAGAGCCGTCCCTGTTCCGAAGGGGCTCTCGGGGGCGACTCTGCAGAAGGTCACCGCCGAGCTCCGCACAGCCGGGGCTCTCTCGGCGAGCGAGGCAGCCCAGAGACTGGGGATGTCGCGGGTGTCCGTGCGTCGATACCTCGAACATCTGGCTGCGTCGGGAATCGTCCTGCGCAGCGCGCGATACGGCGCTCGCGGACGCCCCGAGACCGAGTACGAGTGGAACCGGCGCCCCGACGGATCCGTCTGA
- the efeB gene encoding iron uptake transporter deferrochelatase/peroxidase subunit has product MPESAAAASPSTGLSRRGLLGLAIGGGVASLAVGVGGGLAGGVALGRARADADSQVAYEFFGAHQAGITTPVQEHLHFASFDMMPRTDRDDLITLLQDWTYAASRMTKGLEVSATGAVGGDAEVPPDDTGEALGLPAAGLTMTFGFGPSLFEYEDGDRYGIAARRPQRLERLPAFLGDDLDPQSSHGDLCIQACADDPQVAVHAIRNLSRIAFGRARLRWSQLGFGKTSRTTSAQATPRNLFGFKDGTANILADDAAALDANVWVGASDQPEWMAGGSYLVARKIAMLIETWDRVRLSEQNTIVGRDKGEGAPLSGGDEFTAPDFGSSAIDQSAHVRLAHPDQNDGIRILRRGFNYVNGNNDLGRLDAGLFFLSYQRDPAQFVSLQRRLSTDRMNEYIRHVGSGIWAVPAGAKPGSYVGAQLFA; this is encoded by the coding sequence ATGCCGGAGTCGGCGGCCGCAGCATCCCCTTCCACAGGCCTCAGTCGGCGCGGTCTCCTAGGCCTCGCGATCGGCGGGGGAGTCGCCTCTCTCGCGGTGGGGGTGGGTGGCGGACTGGCCGGTGGCGTGGCCCTCGGCCGCGCCAGGGCCGACGCGGACTCGCAGGTCGCCTACGAGTTCTTCGGCGCGCATCAGGCGGGAATCACCACTCCGGTGCAAGAGCATCTGCACTTCGCGTCTTTCGACATGATGCCGCGGACCGATCGTGACGACCTGATCACGCTGCTGCAGGACTGGACCTATGCGGCGTCGCGGATGACCAAGGGGCTCGAGGTGAGCGCGACGGGTGCCGTCGGAGGAGACGCCGAAGTGCCGCCGGATGACACCGGTGAAGCTCTCGGCCTCCCGGCCGCCGGTCTCACGATGACTTTCGGCTTCGGACCGAGTCTGTTCGAGTACGAGGACGGCGACCGCTACGGAATCGCCGCACGCCGTCCGCAGAGGCTCGAGCGACTGCCTGCCTTCCTGGGTGACGACCTCGACCCGCAGTCTTCGCACGGCGATCTCTGCATCCAGGCCTGTGCCGATGATCCGCAGGTGGCGGTGCACGCGATCCGCAACCTCAGTCGCATCGCCTTCGGACGCGCCCGGCTGCGCTGGTCGCAGCTCGGATTCGGCAAGACCTCCCGCACCACCTCCGCCCAGGCGACCCCGCGCAACCTGTTCGGATTCAAGGACGGCACGGCGAACATCCTCGCCGATGACGCCGCCGCCCTCGACGCGAACGTCTGGGTCGGGGCATCGGATCAGCCCGAATGGATGGCGGGAGGCTCGTATCTCGTAGCGCGGAAGATCGCGATGCTGATCGAGACCTGGGATCGTGTGCGACTCTCGGAGCAGAACACGATCGTGGGGCGCGACAAGGGCGAGGGGGCACCGCTGTCCGGCGGCGATGAGTTCACCGCACCGGACTTCGGCTCCTCGGCGATAGACCAGAGCGCACATGTGCGGCTCGCGCATCCGGACCAGAACGACGGCATCCGGATCCTCCGCCGCGGGTTCAACTACGTCAACGGCAACAATGATCTCGGCCGTCTCGACGCCGGACTCTTCTTCCTGTCTTACCAGCGCGATCCCGCGCAGTTCGTCTCGCTGCAGCGTCGGCTGTCGACCGACCGGATGAACGAGTACATCAGGCACGTCGGCTCGGGCATCTGGGCGGTCCCTGCCGGCGCGAAGCCAGGATCGTACGTCGGCGCCCAGCTCTTCGCCTGA
- a CDS encoding acyltransferase family protein — MHSDGAATTNPATGSVPKPRKRVPFWDNARYACIVLVVLGHAIQRLTYDSDIALASYLALYAFHMPAFAIISGYFSKSGSPTRVQMARVITDILLPYVIFEFLWTLTKWLVEGQADPNFTKPSWTLWFLLALGIFRLVLPYLALLRWPLLWTVIISVGVGYLPNVDSTFSLSRTLGLLPFFALGWWLRERDVVARFRLLDVRPWWIRVASVAVLGAAGFAAWHWIDLWKEVDLRHWLFYEDAYADLGGEQWWAGGVRIALMLLAVILSAAFFALIPRGTYWWTRFGQYTMYVFLLHSFVLYPFRESGVLRDLDPTWLWLPLVTLLSVVLALALATKPVRWLFRPLVEPRPRWLFRDPELARREGHRSDPTGSRRPRQDAAASLKE, encoded by the coding sequence ATGCACAGCGACGGAGCCGCCACGACGAACCCCGCCACCGGCTCGGTCCCGAAGCCCCGCAAACGCGTCCCGTTCTGGGACAACGCCCGCTACGCCTGCATCGTCCTGGTGGTCCTCGGGCACGCGATCCAGCGCCTCACCTACGACTCGGACATCGCGCTCGCGTCGTACCTGGCCCTCTACGCCTTCCACATGCCGGCCTTCGCCATCATCTCCGGATACTTCTCGAAATCGGGGTCACCGACGCGAGTCCAGATGGCGCGCGTGATCACCGACATCCTCCTCCCCTACGTCATCTTCGAGTTCCTGTGGACCCTCACCAAGTGGCTGGTCGAAGGGCAGGCCGACCCGAACTTCACCAAGCCGTCGTGGACGCTGTGGTTCCTGCTCGCACTCGGCATCTTCCGCCTCGTGCTCCCGTATCTCGCACTGCTCCGATGGCCCCTGCTGTGGACGGTGATCATCTCGGTCGGGGTGGGTTACCTGCCCAACGTCGACAGCACGTTCTCACTGTCGCGCACGCTCGGCCTGCTGCCCTTCTTCGCTCTCGGATGGTGGCTGCGCGAGCGCGATGTCGTCGCACGTTTCCGCCTGCTCGACGTCCGCCCGTGGTGGATCCGCGTCGCCAGCGTCGCCGTGCTCGGCGCGGCCGGCTTCGCCGCCTGGCACTGGATTGATCTCTGGAAGGAGGTCGACCTGCGCCACTGGCTGTTCTACGAGGATGCGTATGCGGACCTCGGCGGCGAGCAGTGGTGGGCAGGTGGGGTGCGCATCGCGCTGATGCTGCTGGCGGTGATCCTGAGCGCCGCGTTCTTCGCCCTGATCCCCCGGGGCACGTACTGGTGGACGAGGTTCGGTCAGTACACGATGTACGTGTTCCTCCTGCACTCGTTCGTGCTCTACCCGTTCCGCGAATCCGGCGTACTGCGCGATCTCGACCCGACGTGGCTGTGGCTGCCGCTCGTGACCCTGCTGTCGGTGGTGCTGGCCCTCGCTCTCGCGACGAAGCCCGTGCGCTGGCTCTTCCGTCCCCTGGTCGAGCCCCGCCCGCGATGGCTCTTCCGAGACCCAGAGCTCGCTCGGCGCGAGGGCCACCGCAGCGACCCGACGGGGTCGCGTCGGCCGCGCCAGGACGCAGCGGCTAGCCTGAAGGAGTGA
- the efeU gene encoding iron uptake transporter permease EfeU, whose product MLATFLIGLREGLEAALVVGILVAYLRRLGRSDALPRLWAGVGLAIALALGIGAVLTFGAYSLTFEAQELIGGLLSLLAVGMVTWMIFWMQKAGRTMKATLEGGLDRALTHGGLWALIAIGFVSVAREGIETTLLLWSMVQSFGDAPSALLGALLGLLTAVVIGWLLARGAVRLDLRRFFTWTSGFLVIVAAGVLAYAIMDLQEAGALPGPFTSAAPIDALTGAVALGWAAFPFGWAFDVTDVIAPDGAWATILQATVGFMPRMTWLQVTAWAAYLVVVGFFFVRGLRSRRPSTPRSTSADRDVSTPTLTQQGAA is encoded by the coding sequence GTGCTCGCAACGTTCCTGATCGGTCTTCGCGAAGGCCTCGAAGCCGCCCTCGTGGTCGGCATCCTCGTCGCCTACCTCCGTCGTCTCGGGCGCAGCGACGCCCTGCCGAGACTCTGGGCCGGCGTGGGGCTGGCGATCGCTCTTGCCCTCGGTATCGGTGCGGTGCTCACGTTCGGTGCTTACTCGCTGACGTTCGAGGCGCAGGAGCTCATCGGCGGGCTGCTATCGCTGCTCGCAGTCGGCATGGTCACCTGGATGATCTTCTGGATGCAGAAGGCCGGGCGCACCATGAAGGCGACGCTCGAAGGAGGGCTCGATCGTGCTCTGACGCACGGCGGCCTCTGGGCGCTGATCGCGATCGGCTTCGTCTCGGTGGCCAGGGAGGGGATCGAGACGACCCTCCTCCTGTGGTCGATGGTCCAGTCCTTCGGAGACGCCCCCTCGGCGCTGCTCGGGGCGCTGCTCGGGCTCCTCACAGCCGTCGTGATCGGATGGCTGCTCGCCCGCGGCGCCGTCAGGCTCGATCTGCGCCGGTTCTTCACCTGGACGAGCGGCTTCCTCGTGATCGTCGCCGCCGGGGTCCTCGCCTACGCGATCATGGACCTGCAGGAAGCAGGCGCCCTGCCCGGACCCTTCACTTCCGCGGCTCCCATCGACGCGCTCACCGGCGCCGTCGCGCTCGGTTGGGCGGCGTTCCCGTTCGGGTGGGCCTTCGACGTGACCGACGTCATCGCCCCGGACGGAGCATGGGCCACCATCCTCCAGGCGACCGTCGGCTTCATGCCGCGGATGACGTGGCTGCAGGTCACGGCATGGGCCGCCTATCTCGTCGTCGTCGGATTCTTCTTCGTCCGCGGGCTGCGCTCCCGCCGACCGAGCACGCCTCGCTCGACGTCCGCAGACCGCGACGTCTCGACCCCCACTCTCACTCAGCAAGGAGCAGCATGA
- a CDS encoding serine hydrolase domain-containing protein produces the protein MTAAETIRDLLVDHADASGFGAHGLHVLVGDDVAEHRWTADVREEIHSVAKGVCVLAAGIAVDEGLVSFDAPLAEYVPDLALGDGVDRITLRRLLSMSSGIDLPWSETMMTDWPDLAREFLSRPSRGLVFQYSNASTYTAMAVLATRVGDIVDYLRPRLLAPLGIEDVEWERCPQGRIVGGSGIALRTEEMARLGRLIRDRGEWEGRRLVSPEVIDAMHSDWVTAGQNPGYERYALAGWDGPGSSWRLHGAYGQLLIFRGDAVVTITADDHFGADAMSAFVAETLSA, from the coding sequence GTGACCGCAGCCGAGACGATCCGCGACCTCCTGGTGGACCACGCGGACGCGTCGGGGTTCGGAGCCCACGGGCTTCATGTGCTGGTGGGCGACGACGTCGCTGAGCACCGGTGGACCGCTGACGTCCGCGAGGAGATCCACTCGGTGGCGAAGGGCGTGTGCGTCCTCGCGGCCGGAATCGCCGTGGACGAGGGCCTGGTGTCGTTCGATGCGCCCCTGGCCGAGTACGTCCCGGATCTCGCGCTCGGGGACGGCGTCGATCGGATTACGCTCCGACGCCTCCTGTCGATGTCGAGCGGCATCGATCTCCCGTGGTCGGAGACGATGATGACCGACTGGCCCGACCTCGCGCGCGAGTTCCTGTCGCGCCCGTCGCGCGGACTCGTCTTCCAGTACTCGAACGCCAGCACCTACACGGCCATGGCCGTGCTCGCGACACGGGTCGGCGACATCGTCGACTACCTGCGTCCGCGGCTGCTCGCGCCTCTCGGGATCGAAGACGTCGAGTGGGAGCGCTGCCCGCAGGGCCGCATCGTCGGCGGCAGCGGCATCGCACTGCGCACCGAGGAGATGGCACGCCTCGGCCGCCTGATCCGCGATCGCGGTGAATGGGAGGGGCGCCGTCTCGTCTCCCCCGAAGTCATCGACGCGATGCACTCCGACTGGGTGACGGCGGGCCAGAACCCCGGATACGAGCGCTACGCGCTGGCGGGATGGGACGGCCCCGGTTCGTCCTGGCGCCTGCACGGCGCGTACGGGCAGCTGCTCATCTTCCGCGGCGACGCGGTCGTGACGATCACCGCCGATGACCACTTCGGTGCAGACGCCATGTCGGCTTTCGTGGCGGAGACGCTGAGCGCCTGA
- the efeO gene encoding iron uptake system protein EfeO produces the protein MTTSRRILGAVAAAGAAALVLSGCVAKSDVAAGAAFDVSSTDSECAVSATTAESGTLTFDVTNDSGQTSEFYLLADDGLRIVGEVENIAPSASRTLTVVAQPGKYFTLCKPGMIGEGVGKSEFTVTGDRVEVEGEDSEQKQQAVDLYAAFVKDQVGQLVPSVEEFVAAYETGDDEAARTLFPQTRAFYERIEPVAEALGTLDPRIDYREVDAVAEGLDWTGFHRIEKDLWVPAENALNADGETPAWQDWAPSTTEERAGYGDQLLADVQELYDYVHSDDFTTALDDQGIGGISNGAIALLDEVATGKISGEEDWWSGTDLYDFAANVEGSKMAFSLVQDFATAQGDDGAALVTEIEDGYAALEESLAAHGSLDEGFVGYAELTDADKREFTDLINALAEPLSQLTGTVLD, from the coding sequence ATGACCACCTCTCGCCGAATCCTCGGTGCTGTCGCGGCCGCCGGCGCGGCCGCACTCGTCCTCAGTGGCTGCGTCGCCAAGAGCGATGTCGCAGCAGGCGCCGCGTTCGACGTCTCATCGACCGACTCCGAATGCGCGGTCTCCGCGACGACTGCCGAGAGCGGCACGCTCACGTTCGATGTGACGAACGACAGCGGACAGACCTCGGAGTTCTACCTGCTCGCCGATGACGGACTGCGCATCGTGGGCGAGGTCGAGAACATCGCGCCGTCCGCCTCCCGCACACTCACCGTCGTGGCACAGCCGGGAAAGTACTTCACCCTGTGCAAGCCCGGGATGATCGGCGAGGGCGTCGGCAAGTCGGAGTTCACGGTGACCGGTGATCGAGTGGAGGTCGAAGGAGAGGACTCGGAGCAGAAGCAGCAGGCGGTCGACCTGTACGCGGCATTCGTGAAGGACCAGGTCGGACAGCTGGTCCCCTCCGTCGAAGAGTTCGTCGCCGCCTACGAGACGGGGGACGACGAGGCCGCTCGCACGCTCTTCCCGCAGACCCGGGCTTTCTACGAGCGCATCGAGCCTGTTGCGGAGGCACTCGGCACTCTCGACCCCCGGATCGACTACCGCGAGGTCGACGCTGTGGCAGAAGGACTCGACTGGACCGGCTTCCATCGCATCGAGAAGGACCTGTGGGTGCCGGCGGAGAATGCGCTCAACGCCGACGGCGAGACGCCCGCCTGGCAGGATTGGGCTCCCTCGACGACCGAGGAGCGTGCCGGCTACGGCGACCAGCTGCTCGCAGACGTGCAGGAGCTCTACGACTACGTGCACTCCGACGACTTCACCACGGCTCTGGACGACCAGGGGATCGGCGGAATCTCGAACGGTGCGATCGCGCTGCTCGACGAGGTCGCGACCGGCAAGATCTCCGGCGAAGAGGACTGGTGGTCCGGCACCGACCTCTACGACTTCGCGGCCAACGTCGAGGGCTCCAAGATGGCGTTCTCCCTCGTGCAGGACTTCGCCACCGCGCAGGGCGACGACGGCGCAGCGCTCGTGACCGAGATCGAGGACGGGTACGCGGCTCTCGAAGAGTCGCTGGCAGCCCACGGCTCTCTCGACGAGGGCTTCGTCGGTTACGCGGAGCTGACCGACGCCGACAAGCGTGAGTTCACCGATCTCATCAACGCGCTCGCCGAGCCGCTGTCGCAGCTCACCGGCACAGTCCTCGACTGA